One window of Phycisphaeraceae bacterium genomic DNA carries:
- a CDS encoding mannose-1-phosphate guanylyltransferase has product MRYAMIMAGGAGTRLWPMSRKEMPKQLIKFIQSKKSGPESKAANEKSAHPQTPSQREGAPEMKSLLGIAAERLEGVVPSEKRFICTSEGFRSVIRRDLPSFTDERIMGEPVGRDTVNAVGFAAAVFEKLDKDAVFSVLTADHIIEPQDVFRERMDLGYKLVEADPKRLVTFSIKPTFAATGYGYVERGTPIRGVAGAEKDGKSLAFHVARFVEKPDLPRAQAYLQSGSFNWNSGMFVWKASTFLEALKKFKPESHAGMMEIQKAWGTGTQQETIARVYPNLPKISVDFAIMEPASKDKEFSVCTVQMDVNWLDVGSWPSYGETLSADASGNRTANGSGASLIHQGKNNLIVNGGKNHTVALLGVDDLIVVHTEDATLIMPRAKAEELKNLHASVEERLK; this is encoded by the coding sequence ATGCGATACGCGATGATCATGGCGGGAGGAGCGGGAACTCGGTTGTGGCCCATGAGCCGCAAGGAGATGCCCAAGCAGCTCATCAAGTTCATTCAGTCGAAGAAGAGTGGCCCCGAATCGAAGGCGGCGAACGAGAAGAGCGCCCACCCCCAAACCCCCTCCCAGAGGGAGGGGGCTCCTGAAATGAAGTCGCTGCTCGGGATTGCCGCGGAACGGCTCGAGGGCGTGGTGCCGAGCGAGAAGAGATTTATCTGCACGAGCGAGGGATTTCGCTCGGTGATCCGGCGCGATCTGCCGTCGTTCACGGACGAGCGGATCATGGGCGAGCCGGTGGGGCGCGATACGGTGAACGCGGTCGGGTTCGCGGCGGCGGTGTTCGAGAAACTGGACAAGGACGCGGTGTTCTCGGTTCTGACCGCGGACCACATCATCGAGCCGCAGGATGTGTTCCGCGAGCGGATGGACCTTGGATACAAACTCGTTGAAGCGGACCCGAAGCGGTTGGTGACGTTCTCGATTAAGCCGACGTTTGCGGCGACGGGGTACGGATACGTCGAGCGCGGCACGCCGATCCGCGGAGTGGCGGGAGCTGAAAAGGATGGAAAGTCGCTGGCATTCCACGTCGCGCGGTTTGTGGAGAAGCCGGACTTGCCTCGCGCGCAGGCGTACCTGCAATCTGGTTCGTTCAACTGGAACAGCGGGATGTTCGTGTGGAAGGCTTCGACTTTTCTTGAGGCGCTCAAGAAGTTCAAGCCGGAGAGCCACGCGGGAATGATGGAGATCCAGAAGGCGTGGGGGACCGGGACGCAGCAGGAAACGATCGCGCGCGTCTATCCGAATCTGCCGAAGATCAGCGTCGATTTCGCGATCATGGAGCCCGCGAGCAAGGATAAGGAATTCTCGGTTTGCACGGTGCAGATGGATGTGAACTGGCTCGATGTCGGTTCATGGCCGAGCTATGGCGAGACGCTGAGCGCGGATGCGAGCGGCAATCGCACGGCGAACGGATCGGGCGCTTCGTTGATTCACCAAGGGAAGAACAACCTGATTGTGAACGGAGGGAAGAATCACACGGTGGCGCTCTTGGGTGTGGACGATTTGATCGTGGTACACACCGAGGATGCGACGCTGATCATGCCGCGGGCGAAGGCGGAAGAGTTGAAGAACCTGCATGCGAGTGTGGAGGAGAGGTTGAAGTAG
- a CDS encoding putative DNA binding domain-containing protein produces the protein MTLTTAEIAQLLADLESFRVERTQSLDDSSKFCKAICAFANDMPASGLPGYLFVGVDRHGRPTGDKIDERLLERLAGYRDNGNILPLPSMHVFTATHNGVEIAVVEVLPSDMPPVRYNQTVWIRTGPSVDRATAEQERRLSERRVDRAKTWDLQACREASLDDLALELFTLNYLPRSVSKEVLDENGRDISQQLASLRFYSLQFNAPTNGSILTFGKSPLTFFPAAYTQYVRYDGADQASPVLTEKRFSGDLVVVLRDLDRLAKDVANARPARQPDLSEQTIYDYPDVALHELFVNAIIHRNYEGSTTPVSINHFTDRIEIQNPGSLFGDLTKSQFPNGTSYRNPLLAEAAKTLGFANRFGRGIALANDRLAANGSPALDYVVGENHIAMIVRKKP, from the coding sequence GTGACATTGACGACCGCCGAAATCGCGCAACTTCTCGCGGACCTCGAATCTTTTCGGGTCGAACGTACTCAGTCACTCGATGATTCCTCCAAATTTTGTAAGGCGATTTGCGCTTTTGCCAACGACATGCCTGCAAGCGGGTTGCCGGGCTACCTCTTCGTCGGTGTCGATCGCCACGGCCGGCCGACAGGAGACAAAATTGATGAAAGGCTGCTTGAAAGGCTCGCCGGCTACCGAGACAACGGCAACATTCTGCCGTTACCGTCAATGCACGTCTTCACGGCCACTCACAACGGAGTCGAAATCGCGGTTGTAGAAGTTCTCCCGTCCGACATGCCGCCGGTTCGGTATAACCAAACAGTGTGGATCCGTACGGGCCCTTCCGTCGATCGTGCGACTGCGGAGCAGGAACGCCGTCTTTCCGAACGTCGCGTGGACCGCGCAAAGACATGGGATTTGCAAGCTTGCCGAGAAGCCTCGCTCGACGATCTCGCGCTAGAGCTGTTTACCCTCAACTACCTGCCGCGAAGCGTGTCCAAGGAAGTGCTGGACGAGAACGGTCGCGATATTTCGCAACAACTCGCCTCATTGCGGTTTTACAGTTTGCAGTTCAATGCTCCCACAAACGGATCGATCCTGACCTTCGGCAAGTCGCCGCTTACATTCTTTCCCGCCGCATATACCCAGTATGTTCGCTACGACGGGGCTGATCAGGCCTCGCCCGTTCTAACCGAAAAACGCTTTTCCGGCGATCTCGTCGTCGTCCTTCGCGATCTCGACCGCCTAGCCAAAGACGTCGCGAACGCGCGGCCGGCGCGCCAGCCCGACTTGAGCGAGCAAACGATCTACGACTACCCCGACGTTGCGCTTCACGAACTATTCGTCAATGCGATTATCCATCGCAACTATGAGGGCTCAACCACGCCAGTATCCATCAACCATTTCACAGACAGAATCGAAATTCAAAATCCGGGTTCTCTCTTCGGAGATCTCACTAAGTCGCAATTCCCAAATGGAACTTCCTACCGGAATCCCCTCCTCGCCGAAGCCGCAAAAACCCTCGGCTTCGCCAACAGGTTCGGACGCGGAATCGCCCTCGCCAACGACCGTCTGGCCGCGAACGGCAGCCCCGCTCTCGATTATGTGGTCGGTGAGAATCACATCGCAATGATCGTCCGGAAAAAACCATGA
- a CDS encoding ParA family protein: MKTVAFFNNKGGVGKTSMVYHLAWMFRDLGHHVLATDLDPQSNLTSIFLNEPDVESLWPEGQHPRTVLGAIDSLIQKLGDISDCSTQSIAPRLSLIPGDLGLSTFEDRVSEAWSRCLDDNPANAHDAFRVITAFYRIMKKAAESCGAEIVLIDVGPNIGAINRAALVAADFVVIPLGADLFSLQGLRNLGPTLREWRKGWRNRLENGKPPSGLPLPSGQMLPLGYVLLNPSVRENRPVKSYLKWANRIPGVYSREVLNSKDTPAATAEIDPNQLAMLKHFKSLMPMAQDARKPMFHLTAADGAIGGHAAAVLDCKDQFESLANRILRDIEAESSSSVSLPESINPSTPAA; this comes from the coding sequence ATGAAGACCGTCGCCTTCTTCAACAACAAAGGCGGCGTAGGCAAGACCTCCATGGTCTATCACTTGGCCTGGATGTTCCGCGACCTTGGTCATCACGTGCTTGCCACAGACCTCGATCCCCAGTCCAACCTTACAAGCATCTTCCTCAACGAACCCGATGTCGAGAGCCTCTGGCCCGAGGGCCAACACCCGCGCACCGTACTCGGCGCCATCGATTCCTTGATCCAGAAACTCGGCGACATTTCTGATTGCAGCACCCAGTCGATCGCTCCACGCCTCTCGCTGATTCCGGGCGACCTGGGCCTCAGCACTTTCGAAGATCGCGTCTCCGAGGCTTGGAGCCGATGCCTCGACGACAATCCCGCCAATGCCCATGACGCGTTTCGCGTGATCACCGCTTTCTACAGGATCATGAAAAAGGCTGCCGAGTCCTGCGGTGCCGAGATCGTCCTCATCGACGTGGGTCCCAACATCGGTGCCATTAATCGCGCGGCGCTCGTCGCGGCCGACTTCGTCGTCATTCCGCTCGGTGCGGACCTTTTCTCGCTTCAAGGCCTCAGAAACCTTGGTCCCACGCTTCGGGAATGGCGCAAAGGCTGGCGCAACCGGCTCGAAAACGGCAAGCCCCCATCCGGACTGCCCTTGCCCTCCGGGCAAATGCTCCCACTGGGATATGTGCTGCTCAATCCATCCGTCCGCGAAAATCGTCCAGTAAAATCCTACCTCAAGTGGGCTAACCGCATTCCCGGCGTCTACTCGCGCGAGGTCTTGAATTCCAAAGACACTCCAGCCGCAACGGCTGAAATCGATCCCAATCAACTGGCCATGCTAAAGCACTTCAAGAGTTTGATGCCAATGGCGCAGGACGCCCGCAAGCCGATGTTTCACCTTACCGCCGCCGATGGGGCGATCGGGGGTCACGCCGCGGCCGTTTTGGACTGCAAAGACCAGTTCGAATCGCTTGCAAATCGGATCCTGCGAGATATTGAAGCCGAATCCTCGAGCAGCGTTTCACTCCCAGAGTCAATCAACCCCTCGACGCCCGCCGCTTGA